Proteins from a single region of Plasmodium brasilianum strain Bolivian I chromosome 13, whole genome shotgun sequence:
- a CDS encoding selenoprotein, translating to MNNKGKNQNDEEYENILKDRKLKYEKIRKKNVFHNRFTLPIINLINYITNFLKTIINILAIFFKTLFGLSNDSNVFNGKNNGSDDSFDKKKKMGNLGKSRIMELKNLEINHTKSLQNKKEKLLNAYVNSTINSHKKKTGNTPPGISLYDVTYPSPDSPKIHNMRIKNKIGENKIGGNKIGRNKVGRNKVGRNKVGRNKVGRNKVGRNKVGRNKVGRNKVGRNKVGRNKVGRNKVGRNKVGRNKVGRNKVGRNKVGRNKIGRNKKGKNSMWSNKIK from the exons atgaataataaaggaaaaaaccaaaatgatgaagagtatgaaaatattttaaaagatagGAAGTTGAAATATGAGAAGATACGAAAAAAGAATGTTTTCCATAACAGGTTCACCTTGCCAATAATTAACctgataaattatattacaaattttCTGAAAACCATTATTAATATC ctagCCATATTCTTTAAGACTTTATTTGGCTTGTCCAATGACTCAaat GTATTTAACGGCAAGAACAACGGTAGCGATGACAGttttgataaaaagaaaaagatggGTAATTTAGGAAAAAGTAGAATTatggaattaaaaaatttag AAATCAATCATACTAAAAGCCTTCAAAATAAGAAGGAAAAACTTTTGAATGCTTATGTAAACAGTACCATCAACAGCCACAAGAAGAAAACTGGAAATACTCCACCTGGAATATCACTATATGATGTTACATATCCGTCA CCCGATTCTCcaaaaattcataatatgCGAATAAA aaacaaaataggagaaaacaaaataggaGGAAACAAAATAGGAAGAAACAAAGTAGGAAGAAACAAAGTAGGAAGAAACAAAGTAGGAAGAAACAAAGTAGGAAGAAACAAAGTAGGAAGAAACAAAGTAGGAAGAAACAAAGTAGGAAGAAACAAAGTAGGAAGAAACAAAGTAGGAAGAAACAAAGTAGGAAGAAACAAAGTAGGAAGAAACAAAGTAGGAAGAAACAAAGTAGGAAGAAACAAAGTAGGAAGAAACAAAGTAGGAAGAAACAAAATaggaagaaacaaaaaaggaaaaaacagtATGTGgagtaacaaaataaaatga
- a CDS encoding hypothetical protein (conserved Plasmodium protein) translates to MEKNHNILKYGNFFNVSKELKSYMLKAMKEYQCYFEKALIKNCNLEDNIKLVKDLIIDEETCYNEDIFLKIQKTFHIYDFFNLSLLFPMKIINKNGKTLVQLISEDTNQNDLELIQAVLTNIEQNKMDKLNFFYIENIIFELLDEIIRQITVECPKRGFALTLINNEIQKNINYYKNLIEIIEHNNDMNNEKFKEVQSKRNLLLGQLAAEEDKLKEKLTDVQNELELLKNENKKKMQENKNKKEIQYDLLKHNESLLEKIKEIYDKQGEI, encoded by the exons atggaaaaaaatcacaacatt CTGAAATATGGCAATTTCTTTAATGTGAGTAAAGAATTAAAGTCTTATATGCTGAAAGCAATGAAGGAATATCAGTGCTATTTTGAGAAGgcattaattaaaaattgtaactTAGAGGacaatataaaattagtTAAAGATTTAATAATTGACGAGGA aaCTTGTTACAATGAagatatttttctaaaaatacaaaagacCTTCCATATTTATGATTTCTTCAACTTATCTTTATTATTCccaatgaaaataattaataaaaatggaaaaacatTAGTACAG TTAATATCAGAAGATACTAACCAAAATGATTTAGAGTTGATACAGGCTGTTCTTACGAATAtagaacaaaacaaaatggacaaattaaattttttttatatagagaatataatttttgaactATTag atGAAATAATTAGACAAATAACAGTTGAATGTCCAAAGCGTGGTTTTGCCTTAACact GATAAATAAcgaaattcaaaaaaatattaattattataaaaatttgataGAAATTATTGAACATAATAATGACATGAATAACGAAAAATTCAAAGAAGTGCAATCCAAACGCAACTTACTT CTAGGGCAACTGGCTGCGGAAGaggataaattaaaagaaaaattaaccGATGTGCAAAATGAGCTTGAGTTATTAAAGAA cgaaaataaaaagaaaatgcaagaaaataaaaataaaaaagagatacag tacGATTTGTTAAAGCACAATGAAtcattattagaaaaaattaaagaaatttaCGATAAGCAAGGGGAAATTTAa
- a CDS encoding hypothetical protein (conserved Plasmodium protein), with translation MDILLDTSKERRIENRRNRIRKKLNKQKEVLEESSNETANKNKNESNNNKELQNNDETNLRHNFQYKNSEHYLNYESLRNEIIQNLNEKKKDLLEDISTQVKTEEKPFLENIKKYVVGLEDDHFMIRSNENGEKIEQLENISYSDFQNNIADVKVLAIKEKETYKKKIEKYFSLLKYKDEKIKKVCEINSKNVLSFISFMRNQMEGYKIYLEDILNRTRDELNLNRKNFLNTNKQILEDFMRMRNLNSTSFVDELEDHKILNEKIKENHEQNHLNLKMNNEILENNLNMNMEHLQDINRIIMEKEKNLYNKKLLQQKNDHNLKMINFYKLEINKLREALISVKTYYYNYKIKSKKNINELINQYERIKFQFIELQKRQKSYEQNFQKKYVKAWDLQKNEANKHIEKLINANQIIHEQIFLKEFHKTSYKHLIEENSNIVSAAVQDDEELKTDINIKQVTAHQIEQVKKLLLQECNFLFDGDLDDQQEKLKKILKYIGVNTQDDLELLTQLFYIEDKQENDDTHQNNKENEEISLSYNSEYTLDIIFKYYQEKEKENVCRITANKQKYKNRLNVSLKLILERKKQEKEYWHNLAHITPDDMIELWKTFLIFVEKYYHILKERATIIQNIFTEEKKIKENLNKINQMKESLEE, from the exons atggaCATTTTACTTGACACATCAAAAGAAAGAAGGATAGAAAATAGGAGAAACCGAATTAGaaaaaagt TAAACAAACAAAAGGAAGTACTAGAAGAGAGTTCAAACGAGACagcaaataaaaacaaaaatgaaagtaataataacaaggAGCTCcaaaataatgatgaaaCTAACTTAAGACACAATTTTCAGTATAAAAATTCTgaacattatttaaattatgaaagtctgagaaatgaaattattcAGAATTTAAacgagaaaaagaaagatcTTTTAGAAGATATCTCAACACAAGTAAAAACAGAGGAAAAG CCTTtcttagaaaatataaaaaagtatgttGTCGGTTTAGAGGATGATCATTTTATGATACGTTCAAATGAAAATggagaaaaaatagaacaacTCGAAAATATTTCCTACTCTGactttcaaaataatattgcAGATGTTAAAGTTTTAgcaataaaagaaaaagagacttacaaaaagaaaatagaaaaatatttttctctattaaaatataaagatgaaaaaattaaaaaag TGTGTGaaattaattcaaaaaatgttttatcatttatcAGTTTTATGAGAAACCAAATGGAgggatataaaatatacttagAAG ACATCCTTAACAGAACAAGAGATGAGCTAAACTTAAACAGAAAAAACTTTTTg AATACTAACAAACAGATACTTGAAGATTTCATGAGGATGAGAAATTTG aaTTCTACTTCTTTTGTCGATGAGTTGGAAGATCACAAAATACTaaatgagaaaataaaagaaaaccATGAGCAGAACCACCTAAATTTAAAGATGAATAACGAGATCCTGGAGAATAACTTG AATATGAACATGGAGCACTTACAAGACATTAATCGCATCATtatggaaaaagaaaaaaatttatataacaaaaaattattgcaacaaaaaaatgaccataatttaaaaatgataaatttttataaacttgaaattaataaattaagagAAGCCTTGATATCCGTGAAAACCTATTATTACAACTATAAGATTAAGTcaaa aaaaaatataaacgaGTTAATAAACCAGtatgaaagaataaaatttcaaTTCATTGAATTACAAAAGAGACAAAAAAGTTATGAgcaaaattttcaaaagaaGTATGTAAAAGCCTGggatttacaaaaaaatgag GCTAACAAGCAcattgaaaaattaataaatgcaAATCAAATTATACatgaacaaatatttttaaaagaatttcaTAAAACCAGTTATAAACACTTAATAGAAGAAAATTCCAATATCGTCTCAGCAGCTGTTCAAG ATGACGAAGAATTGAAAACagatataaacataaaacaGGTTACAGCTCATCAGATTGAGCAAGTAAAGAAGTTACTTTTGCAAGAATGCAATTTTCTATTTGATGGG GATTTAGACGATCAGCAGGAAAAACTCAAAAAGATACTAAAGTATATTGGTGTTAACACACAAGACGACTTAGAATTGCTAACTCAGTTGTTCTAtatag AAGATAAACAGGAAAATGACGACACtcatcaaaataataaagagaaCGAAGAGATCAGCTTATCTTACAACTCAGAATATACAttagatataatatttaagtattatcaagagaaggaaaaagaaaatgtatgCAGAATTACTgcgaataaacaaaaatacaaaaat AGACTAAATGTTTCATTAAAGCTAATacttgaaagaaaaaaacaagaaaaagaatacTGGCATAACTTGGCGCATATAACCCCTGATGATATGATAGAGTTATGGAAG acgtttttaatttttgtcgAAAAGTATTATCACATATTAAAGGAAAGAGCAActattattcaaaatatttttacggaagagaaaaagattaaagaaaatttaaacaaaattaaccAAATGAAGGAATCTCTAGAGgaataa
- a CDS encoding tetratricopeptide repeat protein has product MKEFRSCSSRSSGSKRTYEEASLTEDSELISRNINDKKNNINKGKRRSISLSNNFFSVDDFSKYEDSLKLNNIEHGGEEIEKYLSCAMYTSLTSKIKNTSDDEDQGATDKKKDRKRFGKYIKENIVDLEKFKNMLFKKSLLYQMRCLNHNAAWILELSKGKGKGKTKSQLSNNPIYIKPFLSYNKFIRLFYEKKYKDAYILLGRICKYCFFPTNELNILYDNFFERKNYNLHYLVRSIASMQNSILHEKLKYNLKKRERKTNIFTKIMNGNTSLPPTKKQNIPFGNLFFGKDTIKNESLNKNGSTSRYVKNIKEKKKTNRLYPGENSFTDRYTGSHLTSRESKKEMYRTENNLGDKILEEQKRAYSEVECKKIVNTKTCKEKKANWTDDQMMRNCGERMRNDLFSKKKYCYKNSKDNMKVDIKLLIFLKMLSLYMYGHFACENNLNKIGNVLLYRKKSMHNYYETKSTYGNETLNIKGAMKKEILMYIARYMKCLKKKLEFDTYLYLLLSIVYYDLKKYNKSLFYVKKSIKKDNFNFISWVLFNNLISIEVFIIQGGCSIIGRCRKSSYKKLLSKKLKNSKVCGCIGENISKKEKTFLKRNMFLDNSNRLKKLCSCLFENEFFRNINSSRMNVMKNYNTYIYINPFLSLDKSFFFKNNYFVSNIFSKEIITEGKKKNKKRGVEKKIKRGWKKNVKREERVDTNQTNNSLIEKYQMYLQKHKFKKNIMSLFGFAHFCSLNNVLYKDSISTYEYLKRILSKNLYISCELAKLYYYSGKFNKCMKCFNKIQQISSINRLLKKEMINKCFIRYLWKRDEKEEHHSDNKTEKEDTKSEHILDCYNEENVKVISMKKYKNMKKLLVPLYFSDKYIYVELLANIFFFKKDLSSLFILVHNYQNEVVKSSRRIEAVCDEKCFYVLGKYFSLCKNYNKSIFYFKKAIQKNRFHLYSYMSLAQEYFICGNVNSSIFLLIKMLGLYFNNSNAWFSLAKCLEYKEYYSFSVFSYKKAIYFQVNTVFYYFLANMYLKKGDRYNYIETLKRGWRLKKSILFCSKLFHVYFSILKEAEALEAKEEKTKELTRIYNSKKKENGIFCFGQKTNKECCCYKKNNDCFTWCVKYLKCYIKKLKKIEHTSSFPILSKEKLLTYNYYDDSILFKNVRHDNCVKYINKLCSTHFTTIYDKNTSFFFFFHSLRNSCTTIFEAIFYLANYFFFHKKFYNAMKLFQILWTGGGMYSELSFTLFRRIEHTLERKRLTRDGIDLQDS; this is encoded by the exons ATGAAAGAGTTCAGAAGCTGTAGCAGCAGATCATCAGGATCAAAGAGGACATATGAAGAGGCGAGTCTAACAGAGGACTCTGAATTAATAAgtagaaatattaatgataaaaaaaataacattaacaAAGGTAAAAGAAGGTCAATTAGTTtgtcaaataatttttttagcgTGGAtgatttttctaaatatgaAGATTCTCTCAAGTTAAATAACATCGAACATGGGGGtgaagaaatagaaaagtaCTTAAGTTGTGCTATGTACACTAGTTTAactagcaaaataaaaaatacaagtgATGACGAAGATCAGGGTGCCActgacaaaaaaaaggatagaAAAAGATTTggaaaatacataaaagagAATATAGTGGActtagaaaaatttaaaaatatgctaTTTAAGAAATCTTTGTTATATCAAATGAGATGTCTTAATCATAATGCTGCGTGGATATTAGAATTGTCAAAAGGTAAAggtaaaggaaaaacaaaaagccAACTTTCGAATAAtccaatatatattaaaccgTTCCTTTCATATAATAAGTTTATTCGTTTgttttacgaaaaaaaatataaagatgcTTACATCTTATTAGGCagaatttgtaaatattgtttttttcctaCTAATGaactaaatatattatatgataatttttttgaaagaaaaaattataatttacattatttagtACGTTCGATAGCTTCAATGCAAAATAGCATACTACATGAGAAGTTGAAATATAACTTGAAAAAACGAGAAAGGAagacaaatatttttacgaaaataatgaatggaAATACGTCCCTTCCCccaacaaaaaaacaaaatataccTTTTGGTAATTTGTTTTTCGGAAAAgatacaattaaaaatgagagtcttaataaaaatggttCCACTTCAagatatgttaaaaatataaaagaaaaaaaaaaaacaaatcgttt GTATCCAGGGGAGAATAGCTTCACGGATCGTTACACAGGTTCACATCTTACTTCTCGTGagtcaaaaaaagaaatgtataGAACAGAAAACAATTTAGGAGATAAAATTTTGGAAGAACAAAAGAGAGCATATTCCGAGGtggaatgtaaaaaaatagtgaACACAAAAACAtgtaaagagaaaaaagcgAATTGGACAGATGATCAAATGATGAGGAATTGTGGTGAGAGAATGAGGAATGATCTTTTTTCTAAGAAAAAATActgttataaaaatagtaaagaTAATATGAAAGTAGATATAAAGttgttaatatttctaaaaatgttgtctctatatatgtatggtCATTTTGCTTGTGAAAATAACCTGAACAAAATAGGCAATGTTCtgttatatagaaaaaaaagtatgcataattattatgagaCTAAATCAACATATGGTAATGAAACACTTAATATAAAAGGTgcaatgaaaaaagaaatattaatgtacATTGCCAGATACATGAAgtgcttaaaaaaaaaactagaATTTGATACATATCTATATTTATTGCTAAGTATAGTTTATTAtgacttaaaaaaatacaataaaagtttattttatgtaaagaAAAGCATTAAGAAAGAtaactttaattttatatcatgggtattatttaataatttaatttccATAGAGGTGTTTATTATTCAGGGGGGTTGTTCAATCATAGGAAGATGCAGAAAAAgtagttataaaaaattgttaagcaaaaaattaaaaaactcAAAGGTGTGTGGTTGTATTGGTGAAAATATCAGTAAGAAGgagaaaacatttttaaaaagaaatatgttcTTAGATAATTCGAACAGGTTGAAAAAACTGTGCAGTTGTTTATTTGAAAACGAATTTTTTCGAAATATCAATAGTAGTCGCATGAAcgtaatgaaaaattataacacgTACATTTACATTAACCCTTTTCTTAGTTTGGACAAgtctttctttttcaaaaacaattattttgTGAGTAACATTTTTAGTAAGGAGATTATCACTGAggggaaaaagaagaataaaaaaaggggggtggagaaaaagataaagagGGGGTGGAAGAAGAATGTAAAAAGGGAAGAAAGAGTGGATACTAATCAAACGAATAACAGTCTTATTGAAAAATACCAAATGTACTTACAGAAACacaaattcaaaaaaaatataatgtctCTGTTTGGTTTTGCTCATTTTTGCTCCCTGAACAATGTTTTGTATAAAGACTCTATAAGTACATACgagtatttaaaaagaatcttatctaaaaatttatacatatcaTGCGAACTAgctaaattatattattatagtggaaagtttaataaatgtatgaaATGCTTTAACAAAATACAACAAATTAGTAGTATAAATagacttttaaaaaaagaaatgatcAATAAATGTTTCATTCGATATTTATGGAAAAGAGACGAAAAAGAAGAACATCATAGTGATAATAAAACGGAAAAGGAGGATACAAAATCTGAGCATATTCTAGATTGTTATAATGAAGAGAACGTTAAGGTTATTAGTatgaaaaagtataaaaatatgaaaaagctACTAGttcctttatatttttcagacaaatatatttatgtggaACTTTTAgcgaatatatttttttttaaaaaagaccTTTCTTCATTGTTCATTCTTGTGCATAATTATCAAAATGAAGTTGTTAAATCGAGTAGAAGGATTGAAGCTGTGTGCGATGAGAAATGTTTCTATGTTTTGGGAAAATACTTTTcgttatgtaaaaattataataaatctatattttattttaagaaagCAATTCAGAAAAACCGATTTCACCTATATTCTTATATGAGTTTAGCTCAGGAATATTTCATATGTGGAAATGTTAAtagttctatttttttattaataaaaatgttaggattatattttaacaattcAAATGCATGGTTTAGCTTGGCAAAATGTTTAGAGTATAAAGAGTATTATTCCTTTTCTGTCTTTTCTTATAAAAAGGCTATTTATTTTCAGGTTAACAcagttttttattactttttggctaatatgtatttaaaaaaaggagacagatataattatattgaaaCGTTGAAGAGAGGGTGGAGGCTTAAGAAAAGCATACTATTTTGCTCTAAATTGTTTCATGTGTACTTTTCCATATTAAAAGAAGCAGAAGCATTAGAAGCAAAGGAAGAGAAAACAAAGGAGTTAACGCGAATTTacaattcaaaaaaaaaggaaaatggcATCTTCTGTTTTGgtcaaaaaacaaataaggaATGCtgttgttataaaaaaaataatgactGCTTCACATGGTgtgttaaatatttaaaatgttatataaaaaaattaaaaaaaattgaacataCATCTTCATTTCCTATATTAAGTAAAGAAAAACTActaacatataattattatgacGACTCTATATTGTTCAAAAATGTAAGACATGACAAttgtgtaaaatatataaataagctGTGTTCAACTCACTTCACCACAATTTACGATAAAAAtacaagtttttttttttttttccattcgtTGAGAAATTCTTGTACTACTATATTTGaagctattttttatttagcaaattatttttttttccataaaaaattttataacgctatgaaattatttcaaattttgtGGACAGGAGGCGGAATGTACTCGGAGTTATCGTTCACATTATTTAGACGAATAGAACATACATTAGAACGGAAAAGATTAACAAGAGATGGGATAGATTTGCAGGATTCGTGA
- a CDS encoding EGF domain-containing protein has translation MSSMNILIFLSVYLLFTSVHQAGRNILSRKTEVNDFHEYEDELGEKVLNIWNEESHNRTYKVFSKNEYKEAEEVEEGEGQNYSASIKNTIVEKPFALYFLCNNEEAKVCFKECFFCTNEDMWLLSNVGKTAESSKHSNDIFVLKNMSPYQLYGNKSSFFLNKIDRKFANFLFLLREYSSIALIQNKMKKVKRDKTHIIAKEEIGRIISNKFKNTTMKEIRIKGSHIWNKETANDFLYMGKVKGIQNMARKRRILNDDYTLDCGDDGKCINEGGIQYCECTKSGYSVNIKNNFKCEKHCDVNNGGCDINATCKPIAAEEEETSGVVKGVGVLCECKNRDTKYNGYYCRPTIK, from the coding sequence ATGTCGAgcatgaatatattaatttttttaagcgTATACCTTCTTTTCACTTCTGTACACCAAGCCGGAAGGAATATATTATCTCGAAAAACAGAGGTAAATGATTTTCACGAATATGAAGATGAATTAGGTGAAAAGGTACTAAACATATGGAACGAAGAGTCCCATAATAGGACATATAAAGTATTTAGTAAGAATGAATATAAAGAAGCGGAAGAAGTAGAAGAAGGGGAAGGACAGAACTACAGTGCCTCAATAAAAAACACAATTGTTGAAAAACCATTtgctctttattttttatgtaataatgaaGAAGCAAAGGTGTGTTTTAAggaatgttttttttgtacaaatGAGGATATGTGGTTATTGAGTAATGTTGGGAAAACAGCTGAAAGTAGTAAGCATTCTAAtgatatatttgttttaaagaATATGAGTCCTTATCAGTTATATGGTAATAaatcttctttctttttaaataaaattgataggaaatttgcaaattttctttttcttttgagGGAATACTCATCCATTGCacttatacaaaataaaatgaaaaaagtaaagagaGATAAAACTCATATCATCgcaaaagaagaaatagGAAGAATAATTTccaataaatttaaaaatacaacgATGAAAGAAATACGAATAAAAGGGAGTCATATATGGAATAAGGAAACTGCTAACGATTTTTTGTACATGGGAAAAGTTAAGGGAATACAAAATATGgcaagaaaaagaagaattttaAATGATGACTATACACTAGATTGTGGTGATGATGGCAAGTGCATTAACGAAGGCGGTATTCAGTATTGTGAATGCACAAAAAGTGGCTATTcagttaatataaaaaataattttaaatgtgAAAAACATTGTGATGTAAATAATGGAGGATGTGATATAAATGCAACGTGTAAACCTATTGCTGctgaagaagaagaaactAGTGGTGTTGTAAAAGGTGTTGGCGTTCTTTGCGAATGTAAAAATCGCGATACGAAATATAATGGTTATTATTGCCGTCCtactattaaataa